In the Dehalobacter sp. genome, GGCCTCGGTTGCCCAGGTCCGCGCAGCAGTGCTGGAAAAACTGAAGACTGAAAGAAAGTTACCAGGGGCCAAAATTACGGCCGATGAAGCCGATAAATTCAGGGACGCTGCGGTGGACGCTATTTTATCCCGGGCCGGTATCAATGTCCAGGACCCCGCTCCAGGATACAGGGATCTCATGGGGGTGCGTTTAACCGGGTTCGCTTCGGAATGTGTCCTGCGGAAGGGCATTCAAAGCCCTCAGCGGCTGGACGAAGATATCCTTATCCGGGAAGCCCTTTCACCTGACAGCCAGTTTGGAGGCATTCTTTCTAATGCCGCCAACAAGGCCATGGCCGTTTCTTACAAGGCCGCGGGTACAACCTTCCAGAAGTGGACCAGGAAAGGCAGTAATCCTGACTTCAAGGCAACGATGCAATACCAGATCTCCGAGGCTGGGGAACTGCTGCCCGTGACCCAGAGCGGCGAATTCAAGTTCGATGAGGTAACGGACCAGGGAGTAAGAAAGGTGATCGCGACATTCGGCCGGGGCTGGGGCTTGACTAGGCAGGCCATAATTAATGACGATATCGGAGCCCTTACAAAGACGCCGGCAGCATATGCCCGGGCAGCTGCAAGGGGTATTAACCGGTTGGTTTATATGCAGCTTGGAGCAAACCCGGTTATTTATGACAGCGTTCCGTTATTCAACGCAGCGCACGGCAATGTGGCCGCGGCTCCTGGGGCTATTAACGTTGCAAACGTGGGATCTGGCAAGGCAGCCATGCGGCAGCAAAGAGGGCTCCGGGGGCTTGAAGCTCTGAATATCGGCCCGAAATTTCTGCTTGTGCCGGCAGCCCGGGAAACCGTTGCCCAGCAATTTATTTCAAGGGCGCTGGTAGCTACTACCCAGGGCGCTGTTAATCCACTGGCAAACATTCTTGAACCTGTTGTTGATGCAGAACTTGATCCGTACAGCCTGACAGCCTGGTACCTGGCCGCGGATCCCCATGAAGCAGATACCATTGAAGTGACCTACTTGAACGAAAAGGACCTGCCCACAATTGAAAGCCAGGTCGGCTTTGATTACCTGGGCGTCAAGTGGCGGATCTTCATTGACTATGGTGTGACCGTTTGCGATTTCCGCGGCCTGTACATGGACGCAGGGATTTAACCTTTACAGAGCATAGGCCCTCGATCACGGGGGCCTATGAATAAAATAAACGGAGTATATAACGTGGAACATAACAGTTTAAAAGATCTGTTTGACAAAATCGGCTGGGAGCTGGGCATCCAGGCAAACCTCTTGCAGGATCAGGATATCGCAGATAAAAATTCCTATGGTTGGGCTGGCTGTTTTAAAGGCGTCAACTGGATATTTATAAATCTGGAGCTGATTAGAGAACACCTAAACAACCCGGGCGGCCTCCGCTTAACGAACGTGTGGAGACCTATAACCACAATGGAGCAGGCGCTGTTTTATGTCTTGGTGCATGAATACACTCATTTACAGGATCACCCTGAAAGCATAACCGGCCTTACTGATGCTGATTATTATGACCTGTTCAAAGCGCTAGGAGATAAGCCTGCCTTGATAGAGCTTCACAACAGGGAACCCAGCGCAGAGGACCGGCAGCACCGGGTTGACATCCACACTGAGGACTTTTACACAGCTGACCGCGTTAATACGTATCGCTGCGGCGGGATTCTGGCCGACTTGGAGGAAGTGGCCAGGCGGCCGGCGCCCGGGCTCGGGTAATTGCAGACATGGAAAGCCTCATTGATGCTTTTTTATTTCATGTGAAATATTTTTCCGGACGTGGTCATGGCGCCCAGGTGCGGGGAATGTCGTAACGTGTCGGAATTTTTGTCAAGGAAATTGTATTAATTTGTCTAAATAAATTAAACAAAGGAAATAAACTAACCGAGTATATTAGGAGGAGAGTAATGGAAAATATAGAATTAAAAAAGCATGCAATAAAAAGAGTTTTTGAAGAAAACCCAGAAAATTCTGAAGCAAAATTTTGTGATTTTGTAAGTATAACCGCAACAGATGATTATGTAACTCTATCTTTTTATCAGACACGTCCACCTTTAGATCCAACCGATATTCAAGTGTCCAAATGTGTTTTAGAATCAAGGATTGTATTAACTTGGAATCTTTTTGAAAAGACTTTTCAAAATTTTTCTGGTTTAATAGAATCACGAAAACACAGGGAGCTTGAATAATATGGTTAACAAAACTGCAACTATAGCGTTTGGGGATAGATATTTTCAAGGCAATATAATTGGCACTCCAACAATACCTGTAAGTGTAAGAGTGGCTGATTTATCTACAGAATATATTTCATTTGCATCAGCAACTTCTAATGTTTTTGAAGGATTAACAACCGAATCCCACGAGGAGGGGTCATATATGACCCAGGCAATAAATCAAACTGAATTAGATTTTTTTATGGAAAATTTTAACCGAATTATTGAACAATATAATGGAAAATGGTTAGCAATTTCAAAAAATGAGATTGTTGCTGAAGGAACAGATTTTGGTGAAACACTTTCTATTGCTATTGGTAGGGGGGTTATTTCACCTTTAATTATTCTTGCGGATAAAGAATCCTGGGAGCATAAAAGATTATGATTAATCTTAAATTTGACGAGTATTTAAAGTATCAACATAACAGCCCTCCTGTACCAGTTTTACAGGTTCGTTTTGTTTTTAATCAACAACATCCACCATTTTTTTTGCCTATGGTGGTTGATTCTGGCGCTTTTTGTACCACCTTACCTATGAGTATAGCGACTGGTCTTAATTTAGATTTATCAACTGCCCAAGATATAAATTTTAGCACTCCAGGTGGCAATGGGATTGGTAAAAAAATTGAAAATGTTAGAATAGAGATCAGTAAAAAAATAATATATGGACCTGTTATGTTTAATCCTTTAATGGACAACCAACCTTACGGTCTTTTAGGAAGAGAGGGGATATTTGATAAAATAAAAATAGCATTCCGTGAAAGCCACTGCAAAATGTTTTTGTCACACACATCATGATAGAGCCTTAGGGCTCTATTTTTATGTCCGATTATTAAATGAATATCTTGGCCGGCGAGGGGGGGATGAAATTTGGAGGCCTGCCCTCTGGAGTGGGTAATGACCTGGTAAACCAGTTTGCTATTCCATCACATGTATTGTTGATATTGCGTTTATTACAGAACAGTTGTTTAGTCGGTGTGGTCAGGAGTGCTGGAGAGCCGTTTGCTACTCCACAATAAAAAAGCAGCTATTATAAAAAAAATGCAAAATAATGATATCCATATACCTATCGCAATCTTACGCTCCTGCCAGGCCCATGTTTTAAGTTCTGAATCAGATCTTGATTCCGCATATCTGACCTGGTCGCTTAACTTTGTATTCGATGTCTGCTTAACATCCATAGCATTAAGCCAATTTATTTGGGCGTCAATGTATTTTTGTGGTATATCATATTCATATTCCGGATATCTTTTTATGTCTGTTGCAACAGAAAAAGAGAATCCATATTTACCAAGATTTTTTTGTTCATCAAGGGGTTTAATATATTGAAAGTATCTTGCATGTCCCCAATAATTTTGTTGCATAACTTTGTCGGCTTCTTCCACTTGTTTCTGTAAATGCTGACTTTTTTGTAATTCTTCCGGTGAAGCTAATATTTCGGCTTTTCTGTTTTCCAATTTATATGGTGAAATTACAGGGAGCATCTCGCCGCTATAAAAATTCCCCTTGTTACTGCCATAAAGCTTAACCCAGGTTTGCCCAGTCCAGCGATCTTTTATGTGAATAACTTTTATTGCATCAACTGTTTGAGTAGGTCCCTGGTCCCATCGCAAGATTAAAACAACGAGTAAAATAAAACAGAAAACAAGAGGGATGAACCAATATCTGCGCACATATAACACCCCTTTAAATTTGCTAAAACAATATTTCTATAGTTCTCGACATTTCCCCTTGTGGAATAATGTCGAGGTTTGTCGGAATGTTATTATTGACACAATGTTATACATTGATATATTTTGTTATATATAGAGATATTACATGAGAAGGATGGTGGTATATGGAAGAATTGTTGACGAAGAATGAATTATGTAAATGGCTGAAGATCAGCAGCATGACTGCCTACAGGTGGCGTAAAGAGGGAATGCCATTTATCCAACACGGCAATGTAATTCGCTACGATAAGGCCAAAGTAACAGAATGGCTGGAAAAGAAGAATGGAAACAAGTAAGGAAGCCGCTTACTCCTGGCAGAGACCGGCTTCCCCATCAGACAATACCCCAAAAGGGGCTTGCTTCGCTATATTATAGCAAAGCTGACCTCCTGGGGCAAGTAAAAAGGAGGGTTATTGGTGACGAAAAATGTCGTCAACAGAAGACTTAAAGGGCTCATGGCTGAAAACGGGGTAACAATTCCTGAGCTGGCTAAAAAAATGGGTATATCCAGAAGCTCACTTTCAAGAAAAATTAACGGCCGCCAAACCTGGTATGCTTATGAGATATGCTTTATTACTAAATATTTTGGGTTTTCTGAGTTTAAAAATGTTTTTCCGGAGCTGTATAACTCGGTTCTGACAAGGGAGGCAGTTTAACGAAGGAACAAGTATTAGAAAAACAGAGTATTGATCATGCCACAATGTGTATAATTGAAGAAGCATTGATTAAAATAACCAGGGCTGAGATTATACTGGCCCATCTCGAACCAGGGGTGGGGCGGTTCTGCTTCGGTGGGGCCGCTCCAGCTGTAATATTTACGTAAAATAATAGGGAGGCTTTAAAAGAATGGAAAAAAACAAAAACAAGCCGTATATGGCATTAAAGGGCAAAATTGTTGAAGAAGGCCATACTTACAAAAGCCTAGCTGCCGCCATAGGGAGAACTCCTAAATTTATTTCTAATAGAGTTAGTGGGAAGGTTGATTTTTCTATGGATGATTTGGGGGTAATTGCTTCGGCGCTCAATATTGAGCCTCTAGAAATGTGTAAGTATTTTTTCCCGACAGCCTATAAGGCGGGGAAGGGCAATGTAGTTTATGAGGGGAGCTGCCGGCAGCAGGCTGCTCCAGCATAGAAGGTTAATAGTAACCAGGGGTGGGGCGGTTCTGCTTCGGCGGGGCCGCTCCACTTCGAAATATTTCACGTGAAATATTATTGCCGGTCCGTAAAAGTGGGCCGGCTTTTCTTATATGTCACGTCAAATTCAAATTTCCAAGCGCTTGGGAATTTGACCTGCAGCCGGGCGGCCGCTCCCCTGGGTGCCTACTGAAGCCCGGGAGCTGCAGCTGACCATCCAGGATCACGGCGCCTGCGCCGGCCATGTGCAGGAAACTGGTAACTTTACGCTGCAGCCTGGCCGCACAGCCCTGCAGGAGCAAAGCAACAAGCAGAACGGCAAGCCAATCCCCTTACTGATGTAATTATCGTGGCTTAGAAACGATTCTGAGAGGCAGCTTTTTGGCGCCAGGGCAATACTGCTTAATGAAATTGACGACTGCGAATGTAAGTTAGCCAGTTATTTATATTTTCATGTAACTTTATGGGATATATTGTCGTGCCGAAGGAATTTATTCAGCTGACATAGAAAGCTTGATAAATTTTGTAAGGGAAGTGGTATCGTGGAATTATTCCTACTAATTGTTGGTATTATTATCGCGGGCGTGGCTTGGAGTATCATTTATACAAATAAGAAGAAAAAGCAGATGGAAGATGAGTTATCCAATATTGATTTCAATGCAACTCAAAAAGTAATGTCAGAAAATGGCGCTACTGGTATAGCAATCGATGAAAATACCAAGAAGATATGCTTGATAAAAAACATGCCAACAGTATCTACAAGGATTATTAATTATAATGACATTATAAGCTCTGAAATTTTAGAGGACAGTAAGACAATTACCAAGAGCCAGAGAGGGAGTCAGATAGGGGGAGCTGTTGTCGGTGGTCTGTTATTGGGTGGTGTTGGAGCTGTTATTGGAGGCCTTTCCGGTAAAAAACAGGCAGAAACCAAAGTTAAAAAAATAGACTTGCAAATTATAATAAATGATATTGCTAATCCAATGCATAATATTATTTTTTTGAATATAGAAACAAAAAAAGACGGAATTATATATCGTTCTGCAATTGAAAAAGCTTCCCACTGGCAGGCATTATTAACTGCTGTTATAAAACAGGCAGAGATGTCCGCATAATAACAAACCCCCCGGCGATGGCCGGGATAAGATAAGCCCTGGGTCAGAGGATCCAGGGTCTTTTTTAGTCTGGTCAGAGTAAGGGATCTGATATAGACGTTTTTTATTTTTGGCTGCCGCTGTCCCCTCATAATCGTCACTACCGTCACCTTATCATCACCCTATCGTCACTGGGAAAAGCCTTGATATTCCTAAGTTTGTGACGGTGTGACGGTTGTGACGATATTTTCAGTAACTTTACGGAAAGCTATGATCTCCCTAATATTAAAAATACCGGATGGCCGATAAGTGAAGGTCAGGCTGTTTATTTATCACCCTGGAGCAGCTTGTTCAACTCTGTTTCAGAGATACGCCATAGCTCTCCAATTTTGACAGCTTTTAATTTACCTTCACGTATCCATCTATACAAGGTCCGGATATTAACCTTTAGCTTGTCAGCCACTTCTTGCGGAGTATAAAAATTATCCATATTATCAATCCTCCCTGTACGTTATAATACCATTAACTTCACGATTGTACAATATTATACTTGACTATGAATATTCACTGTTGTACACTTGTATACACAGTTATACATTTTATATAAAATAAATATGGTAAATTGGAGGACTGAACCATGGCAGGTAATATTGTAAAAGTTAAGGAAGGTTATTACAGGCTTCGCTATAAGGATTCCTCACAGTATGTAAAGGCCAAAAGTGATCGTGAGGCTGAAAAAATTATGGCAAAGTTTATAACCGATGTTGACAGCGGGGACTATAGGCAACCGTCAAAGATGACTTTTAAACAATTCGCTGAACGGTGGATTAAAGAATATGGAGAGGTTAAACTAGCGCCAAAGACCCTGTTTATTTACAAGCAAATGCTGCAAAGCCGGATTTACCCGGAATTCGGGGATAAGAAGCTTGAAAAAATTAAACCTCTGGAGTTGCTTGGATTTTACAGTAATATAAGAAAAGAGCATAAATATATTAGTATTTCAAAGGACGGCATTGAAAAGGAAAAGAAATCTGCGGGGCTAACAGAAAAAACGATCAAGCACCACCACGGCCTGATCTGCGCTATATATGAAAAGGCCATCAAGTGGGGCGTTTTGAAGGGAGACAATCCCGCCAGGCGGATAGACCCGCCACAGGCCGAGAAAAAGAAGGCGCGGTGTTATGATGAAGCGCAGACAAAGAAACTACTGGCGGCCCTAGATACCCTGGACGAAAGTAATTTAAGGGATAAAGTTGTTACCATGATTGCCATTATGACCGGGGCCAGGCTAGGGGAAATCATGGGTTTGGAGTGGCAGGATATTCACTTTGACCAAAAGGTTATTGAAATAAGGCAATCAAGCCAGTATTTACCCGGCAAAGGCGTTTTTATAAAAAAGCCAAAGACAGAAATGAGCGAGCGTAAAATATCCGTAAACGATACCCTGTTAACCCTGCTGCAAAAATATCAGGATGATCAGCGGGAGAAGGGCTTTATCTGCCAGGACAACAATCTTCTTTTTGTTGCCTGGGACGGCAAGCCGATGCACCCAAACTCTATTACAAAATGGTTCCCGGCCTTCCTGCGGCGCAACGGGCTTCCACCGCT is a window encoding:
- a CDS encoding Mu-like prophage major head subunit gpT family protein, giving the protein MNKKEQFKKKFKRQEEIVNGVKAARRDYLTEAEQAEFDALQRDIDTLKTEIEEEDNANNESQRAAEITTLCRDFGVDPAEHINTGASVAQVRAAVLEKLKTERKLPGAKITADEADKFRDAAVDAILSRAGINVQDPAPGYRDLMGVRLTGFASECVLRKGIQSPQRLDEDILIREALSPDSQFGGILSNAANKAMAVSYKAAGTTFQKWTRKGSNPDFKATMQYQISEAGELLPVTQSGEFKFDEVTDQGVRKVIATFGRGWGLTRQAIINDDIGALTKTPAAYARAAARGINRLVYMQLGANPVIYDSVPLFNAAHGNVAAAPGAINVANVGSGKAAMRQQRGLRGLEALNIGPKFLLVPAARETVAQQFISRALVATTQGAVNPLANILEPVVDAELDPYSLTAWYLAADPHEADTIEVTYLNEKDLPTIESQVGFDYLGVKWRIFIDYGVTVCDFRGLYMDAGI
- a CDS encoding retropepsin-like domain-containing protein, giving the protein MINLKFDEYLKYQHNSPPVPVLQVRFVFNQQHPPFFLPMVVDSGAFCTTLPMSIATGLNLDLSTAQDINFSTPGGNGIGKKIENVRIEISKKIIYGPVMFNPLMDNQPYGLLGREGIFDKIKIAFRESHCKMFLSHTS
- a CDS encoding helix-turn-helix domain-containing protein, with the translated sequence MEELLTKNELCKWLKISSMTAYRWRKEGMPFIQHGNVIRYDKAKVTEWLEKKNGNK
- a CDS encoding helix-turn-helix transcriptional regulator; this translates as MTKNVVNRRLKGLMAENGVTIPELAKKMGISRSSLSRKINGRQTWYAYEICFITKYFGFSEFKNVFPELYNSVLTREAV
- a CDS encoding DUF739 family protein: MEKNKNKPYMALKGKIVEEGHTYKSLAAAIGRTPKFISNRVSGKVDFSMDDLGVIASALNIEPLEMCKYFFPTAYKAGKGNVVYEGSCRQQAAPA
- a CDS encoding helix-turn-helix domain-containing protein, whose product is MDNFYTPQEVADKLKVNIRTLYRWIREGKLKAVKIGELWRISETELNKLLQGDK
- a CDS encoding site-specific integrase; this translates as MAGNIVKVKEGYYRLRYKDSSQYVKAKSDREAEKIMAKFITDVDSGDYRQPSKMTFKQFAERWIKEYGEVKLAPKTLFIYKQMLQSRIYPEFGDKKLEKIKPLELLGFYSNIRKEHKYISISKDGIEKEKKSAGLTEKTIKHHHGLICAIYEKAIKWGVLKGDNPARRIDPPQAEKKKARCYDEAQTKKLLAALDTLDESNLRDKVVTMIAIMTGARLGEIMGLEWQDIHFDQKVIEIRQSSQYLPGKGVFIKKPKTEMSERKISVNDTLLTLLQKYQDDQREKGFICQDNNLLFVAWDGKPMHPNSITKWFPAFLRRNGLPPLNFHGLRHTSATFLISKGMDIQTVAGRLGHSTSATTQNIYSHFLESKDRQAADLMEDAFATKKETQKQSKSKSVYFLSKQRNKDRGKITAALDR